GTGGGAGTGGCGAAATGAGCAATGCTCTTCCAGTCCACCAAGCGCCACACTGCCCAGAGTGTGGTGCCGAAGTACAAGGATTCGGCGATTGTTGGCTCTGCCACCGTCGCAACGCAAACCTGCAAGGCGTGCAACCTCCGCCGATTGCTTATCAATCCCCCGCAGCACCGCAAAACAACAGCGTGTATTACACGCTCAAGGGGCTGTCGATCGCCGCGTTCTTGATGGTCGCCCTAATCGGCCTCGGGCTGCTAAATAGCGATACGTCGTTCGGCATCCTGTTCTGGATTGTCGTCCTTCCGGCCCTTGTCTCCATGGCGGTCGTGGCCTGCCAGTTCAATCCGGCCCAGCGTGCCGCACCCGGTGCGATGAACGTAATTGCTAAAGTCGTTATGGCCATCGGCCTCACGCTGGGGATGATCGTGGTTTGTGTGACAGTCGCCGTGGGAGCCCTGTTCATTATCTGCACCAGTATGATGTAACGCGTCGCGAGCAGAGTGTCGCCCGGAACGACGCCCATGAACCAACCCCAATTCTCCACCAAGCCCCTATTACAGTGCCCCGAATGTGGCGCCGAAATCGACGGCGTGGGAACTTGCTGGCTGTGCAATGCACACGTGACCGAACCTCGACTGCTGAGTGCGGCAAAGTTCGCGAGTGAAGGAACCTCGCCATTCGCACCCACCGCCAATCGGCGACAGCAGCAATGGCTAATTGCCATTGCGGCGTTTGTCATGGCGACCTTGGTCGGAATTGGTACGTATGTTTATGAACCAATCCTCGGTGTGCTTTATTTGATTGTGGTCACCCCGGCGATGGTGGCTGTGGCCGTGTCGATCCTCACTTATCGCGAGTCGCCACATTCCAGCAATTCGCTCCTCGCCCGCGTGGTCGCGGTGCTGGCCACGTTTTTGGCAACTGTCGTCATAATTCTGGCGATTGGTGCCATCCTGATTGTCGTGGCCATCATCGCTTTGGTCGTCCTGTGCTTTCGTCTGATTGGCGGAAACTAACTCTTAACTGACTGACTCGCTCATGCCTGCTCATCGCGATTACACCTTTCTCGGCACCACGCAAAGCCTTTGTCCCGAATGCCTGGGACTGGTGCCAACGAAGATCATCACCCGCGGAAAGCGCGTCTACTTTCGCAAAACCTGTCCCACGCATGGACTGCGCGAGGACTTCGTTTGCAGCGATGTCGCCTATTACGATCGGCACGAATTCAGTGTGCCGGCAAAGTTGCCCGAGGTGGTCGGCGTCGAACCCGATAAGGGCTGTCCCTTCGATTGCGGACTGTGCACCGAACACGAACAGCACACGTGTGTCGGCCTCGTCGAAATCACCGGCAATTGCAATCTCACTTGCCCGATGTGCTACGCCAGTAGTGCTCCGGGAGGCAAGCACCTCTCGTTTGCGCAAGTGACTGCAGCCATCGACCGCTTAGTGCAAGTCGAAGGTCGCGCCGAGGTCTTGCAACTCTCGGGTGGTGAACCCACCGTTCATCCCGAGTTCGAGCGCATTGTCGAATACGCACTCGCTCAACCAATCGATTATGTGCAGATCAACACCAACGGCATTCGTCTGGCCAGCGATCCGGAACTCGTCAAGCGTTTGGCGGAGCATCGCGACCGGCTGGAGATCTTTTTGCAGTTCGACGGCTTGAACGACAGCGTGTACGAACAATTGCGCGGCGAACCGCTCCTCGCCCTGAAATTGCGCGCGGTAGAGATCCTCGGCGAGCACGATCTGCACATCACGCTGGCCGCCACGTTGCAAGCGGGTGTGAACGACGACCAGTGGGGACCGATTGTCGAGTTCGCATTAGCCCATCCGTGGATCACGGGCTTGAACCTGCAGCCCGCAACTTATTCCGGCCGCTATTACCTGCCTGCCGAGATTGAGCGACGGATCACGTTCCCCCAAGTTATTGAAGAACTCAGCGAACAAACCGGCGGACTATTGCAGCCCAACGATTTCATGCCCCTGCCGTGCGCGCATCCCAATTGTCATAGCCTGGCGATGATTTTCCGCTCGGAATCGGCCGGCAATATTCCCGTGAATCGCTTTTTCGACGTGAAGCAGAATTACGACCTGCTGGCCAACGGAATTAGCTTTACGCGGGCCAAGTCGCGCGAACTGGCAATGCAGTATTTGTCGCGCCAATCGTGCTGCGCGGGAGGTTGTGCTCCGGCGACAGAAGAAAGGACTAGTGGCCTGCCGATGTTCGGCAGTTCACCCGAGCCTCAACTTGATGCCGACATGCTGAAAAACCTGTCGCCAGCCGCGCTGGAGTTTTTTGGTCGCGTGCTGAATGAACAAATGGGAGCCCGCGATTTGTTTCGCATCACGATCACTTCGTTTCTGGATGCCTACAATTTTGATGTCCGCCGCGTGATGAAGTGCTGCACGCATCATGTGCTGCCGAGCGGCCACGTGATTCCGTTCTGTGCCTACAACGTCCTCTATCGTCCCGGGCACGTGGCGCTGCCGCCTCTCACGATTCAGCAACTGGTGCGTACCCCCTGATGCCACCGAACCTGGCCTATTCAGCGATGATGTTGCTGTCACTCTTGGTTGGGGCAATCCTGCTGCGCCGTTGGCAGTCGGGCCTGTCACTCCTGTGGTGGCAAAAACTGGGCATTGGCTTCGGTGCCTTCTGCGGCGCATTCCTCGGAGCCAAGCTGCCGTTCGCCCTGTACGATTGGGCGAATACGAACGTCGCGAATCCCTGGCTTGGCGACGGCAAGACCATCATGTTCGGCGTCGTTGGCGGCTACCTGGGCGTGGAAGTCGCCAAGTGGTCGCTCGAAATCCGCCAGCGCACCGGCGACTCGTACGCGGTGCCGGTGGCCGTGGCCGTCGCCCTTGGTCGCCTGGCTTGTTTCATTGGGGGTTGCTGTTTTGGCACGCCAACGACCTTGCCCTGGGGCGTGGTCTTCACTGCGCAAGGCCCCCTGCCGCGCCATCCCACGCAGCTCTACGAGTTCGCGTTTCACATCACGGCTGCGGCGCTCCTCTGGTATTTTCATTCGCGAGGTTGGTTTCGCTATCAACTCATCAAGCTCTATATCCTCAGCTATCTCGTCTTCCGTTTTGTCACCGAGTTCATTCGCCCCGAACCCGAGTTCTACGGCCTCTCGGCTTATCAATGGATCGCGCTGGCCCTCTTTCCGATCTTCATCGGCCTGTGGGTGCAGACGGATTGGCAAGTGCGCAAAGAGAATGTGCTATCGAATGTGACCGAAAAGCCGCCGCATGGAGCGTGAAGAGTACGACCAATTGAATTGCAATCGCCAGCGAACTCACCGATACTGAATGGGCTAAAGTTACTCACCTTCCTTTCCCTTCCCACCTCCGCACGGCCAGCCAATGGATGCCCTGTTGTCAGCGATGAATAACTGCTGCCGTCAGCTGCCAATCGCTGCGATTGTGATGCTGAAAATTGCGGCGGCTTTGGTGGGCATGGCGTCACCCGCTCAGGCAACGGAAGGCCAGGTGAACGTAGCCCCGTCGTTCAATCGCGACGTGATGGCGGTCCTCTCGCGGTCGGGTTGCAACATGGGAGCTTGCCACGGCAATCTAAACGGCAAGGGTGGCCTCAAGCTATCGTTGCGAGGCGAAGATCCCGCGCTCGATCACCGCACGCTGGTGCGCGAACTCGAACAGCGCCGCGTCAACCTGCACGATCCGGCCGTAAGCCTGCTGTTGCAAAAGCCAGCCGGGCAAGTGGTGCATCAGGGGGGCCTGCGTTTCAGCTCGCACTCGCACGAATACCAGGTGATTCACGATTGGATTGCCGCCGGTGCGCCCGGACCAAAGTCCAAAGAGGCGAAGCTGGTAAAGTTGGAAGTCGAGCCCAGCGAAACGGTCGTAGTTGCGCCGCAAGAGAAGCTACAGCTTGAAGTCACCGCTGTCTTTGCCGATGGCAAACGCCGCGATGTCCGAAATCTGGCCGTGTATGAACTGACCGACAACCTGGCAGAAGTAAATAGCGACGGACTCGTGCAACGGTTATCGCTCGGCGAGACGACAATCCTCGTTCGCTATCTGAATCTGCAAACCCCGGTTCGCATTGCGTTTCTTCCTTCGTCTCCCGCCATCACCTGGCAAGCTCCGTTGCCAGAAAACCGCATCGACGAGCATGTCTTCGCCCGACTCAAGACGCTGCAACTTGCACCGTCGCAACCCTGCGATGACGCAACGTATTTGCGCCGTGCATATCTCGATTTGCTCGGCATTTTGCCAACCCCAGCAGAGGGTCAGGTATTTCTCGCCGATCAGTCCCCCGACAAGCGCGAGCAGTTGATTGACCGGTTGCTAACGCGGCCCGAATTTGCCGAGCAATGGGCGCTCAAGTGGTCCGACTTGTTGCGCAACGAAGAAAAAGTGCTCGATATCAAGGGAGTCGATCTGTTTTACGAGTGGCTCCGCAAGTCGTTTGCGCACGGCCTGCCCCTGAGTGACTTGGTGCAGGAACTGGTGACCGCCGACGGTGGCACGTACGAGAATCCGCCCGCTAACTATTACCGGGCGATGCGAGATCCGTTTGTCCGCGGCGAGACCACCGCGAGGTTGTTTCTCGGCGTGCGACTGCAATGTGCCCGCTGCCACAATCATCCGTACGACACCTGGACTCAGGACGACTACTACAACTGGGCCGGCGTCTTCGCGCGGATCGACTATGAAATTCCCGATAACAAGCGCAAGGACAAATTCGACAAGAACGAATTCATTGGCCAGCAGATCGTCAAAATTAAGAGTGAAGGGGAAGTGAAAAATGCTCGCACCGGCAAAGACGCACGGCCGCAACTACTAGGCGCAAAGAAACCTGTCGACACGAAGAGCGAACGGCTCGATGCCTTGGGCGAATGGCTGACATCGGCAGACAACAAGCGATTTGCTGAGAATCAGGCCAATCTGGTGTGGTATCACTTGCTCGGTCGCGGTCTGGTGGAACCGATCGACGATTTCCGGGCCACTAACCCCGCCGTTCACCCTCAACTGCTCGATCAGTTGGCGAGCGACCTGATCGCGGCCGACTACGATCTTCGCTCCTTGATTCGGCAGATCATGAGCAGCCAGATTTATCAGCTGGCCAGTTCGCCCAATTTGAGCAACGGGCAGGACGTACGAAACTTCTCGCGCACGGTACCGCAGCGACTATCGGCCGAAAAGCTGCTCGATGCCTGGTGCCAGGTGCTAGACATGCCCATTGAGTACGCGGGCTATCCCCTGGGAACTCGCGCGGGTCAAATTCGCGGTGTTGAGCGAGTGCGTTCGCGCGAGAAGCCGCCAACCACGGCCGACCGTTTTCTCAAGACCTTCGGCAAGCCAGACCGGCTGCTCGCTTGCGAATGCGAACGCTCGGGCGAAACCACGCTCAAGCAGGCGTTCGTACTGCTGGGCGATGCGGGACTCGATGCGCTACTCTCCCAAGACGAAAACCGCCTGGCCAAGCTCGCGGCTTCCGATCGTAGCAACGAGCAAGTCGTGGCCGAGTTGTACTTCGTCGCACTCCTGCGGCAGCCTACGTCGGCCGAACTCGAAGCCGCCATGGAACTTCTTACTCAGCACGAGAAACGCCTCAACGGACTGCAAGATCTTGCCTGGGCTTTGCTGAATAGCAAAGAGTTCGTCTTCCGGCACTAAGCGCAATTAGCAAGCTGCCGGTTGTGTCTGACCAGCAAACGCAGCACGCTTTCGGCTGCAAATAGCCCGGCTGCCCAAACTGCCAGCAAGCTGAGAAGATGAATCTCCAGCGAGGGAATCCATTCACGCGCGAAACCCCAAGTGCGAAACGCAAAGTTCACGTTCATCGCCGCCGGTGTGAGACAGCGCGAAAGAACAATCAGCAGCAGAATCGCGAGGTAGGCCTTCCACCAATCGCCCTGCAATCCCCCCAGCCGTCTCAAGCCCAGGATGCCCACTGTAGTTCCGCCCAGGTGAGTCAGGATCGATGTCGGGTAGAACTCGCCGCCGGTCGCGAGGCCGACGAGCCACATCGGCACGCCAAAGCCGAGCATGACGAGCCCCGTCGCCGTGATGGCTCGCGAAGCAAGCACCAGACCAAGGCCAACTGCCAGATCGGCCAGGTGACAGGCCCAGAGCAGGTTTTCGAGTCGACCATGCAGCTGTTGATAGAGCGCATGGATTAGAAAGAACGCAATCGCTGCCAGCCCAAGTGCGCGGAGGCGTTGAGAGTCGCTGTCTACATTCGTTTGCGTCATCGTGGCAGGCGATGATCGCAAAGGTGGAGATGCGGTTTGCATTGGCAGGCGTTTCCCAAACCTACGGACAAACCGAACTACCGCCGGAACTGCCACCCGAACTGCCGGAATCGGTGGATTCGCCGGACGAACTGCCCCCCGACGATGAGCTGCCGGACGAACCGCTCGAGTCGCCCGAACCGCTGCTGCCCGACGATGAGCCGCTGGCACTGCCGAAGCTGCCCACCAGACTGCTCGGATTGCCGACGTTCGACGCGACTTGCGTCATCTGCGATTTGCTGGCCGAACCGAGTTGGCTAATGCTGCCGATCACTACCAGGGTGACCGCGCCGAGTACCACGGCAACTTGCACTGCAGTTGCTCCCCGTCGAAGCGTTGCTTTCAGTTTCATTTCAATCCCTCCACAAAACAAACGAGACACGGGACCGAGTTGTCCCGACTTCAGACCGTAGGTTTCTGCGGTAGGGCAAGATTGGGGACGACGCCCAGAAGTGGTCGTCCAGGACCTGAAAAAATCAATCGACGGACACTTCTGCCGATTACGTCAAAGTGCCAGGAAGTCTCGACAAATTGTCGCAGTGCAGCTCGGTACGCTTGCCGACAAAACTAGTTGGCGGCTGGCTCATGGCCATTTTCGTTTAACTCGCCAAAGCCACCTTCGACCAGTTGCGCCAAGGCTTCGACAGCTTCTTCGGCATCGGCTCCAGTGGCCTGCAATTGCAACTGTGTGCCGTTGCCGGCACCGAGGGTGAGCAGATCGAGAATGCTCTTGCCGTCGATGACCTGGTTCCCCTTGCGAATCTGCACTTTGCACTTGTAGGACATTGCCAACTTAACGAACAGATGCGCTGGCCGGGCGTGAAAGCCCTGCGTATTTGCGACAACCACCGTTCGCTGGGCAGACGTTTCAGACATAGCGCACGACGCCGAACTGGGGAAAAGGAACCAACTCAAACCACGAACGGGGCAGGCACGAAACAAC
Above is a window of Anatilimnocola aggregata DNA encoding:
- a CDS encoding radical SAM protein, which gives rise to MPAHRDYTFLGTTQSLCPECLGLVPTKIITRGKRVYFRKTCPTHGLREDFVCSDVAYYDRHEFSVPAKLPEVVGVEPDKGCPFDCGLCTEHEQHTCVGLVEITGNCNLTCPMCYASSAPGGKHLSFAQVTAAIDRLVQVEGRAEVLQLSGGEPTVHPEFERIVEYALAQPIDYVQINTNGIRLASDPELVKRLAEHRDRLEIFLQFDGLNDSVYEQLRGEPLLALKLRAVEILGEHDLHITLAATLQAGVNDDQWGPIVEFALAHPWITGLNLQPATYSGRYYLPAEIERRITFPQVIEELSEQTGGLLQPNDFMPLPCAHPNCHSLAMIFRSESAGNIPVNRFFDVKQNYDLLANGISFTRAKSRELAMQYLSRQSCCAGGCAPATEERTSGLPMFGSSPEPQLDADMLKNLSPAALEFFGRVLNEQMGARDLFRITITSFLDAYNFDVRRVMKCCTHHVLPSGHVIPFCAYNVLYRPGHVALPPLTIQQLVRTP
- a CDS encoding prolipoprotein diacylglyceryl transferase, which translates into the protein MPPNLAYSAMMLLSLLVGAILLRRWQSGLSLLWWQKLGIGFGAFCGAFLGAKLPFALYDWANTNVANPWLGDGKTIMFGVVGGYLGVEVAKWSLEIRQRTGDSYAVPVAVAVALGRLACFIGGCCFGTPTTLPWGVVFTAQGPLPRHPTQLYEFAFHITAAALLWYFHSRGWFRYQLIKLYILSYLVFRFVTEFIRPEPEFYGLSAYQWIALALFPIFIGLWVQTDWQVRKENVLSNVTEKPPHGA
- a CDS encoding DUF1549 and DUF1553 domain-containing protein; translated protein: MNNCCRQLPIAAIVMLKIAAALVGMASPAQATEGQVNVAPSFNRDVMAVLSRSGCNMGACHGNLNGKGGLKLSLRGEDPALDHRTLVRELEQRRVNLHDPAVSLLLQKPAGQVVHQGGLRFSSHSHEYQVIHDWIAAGAPGPKSKEAKLVKLEVEPSETVVVAPQEKLQLEVTAVFADGKRRDVRNLAVYELTDNLAEVNSDGLVQRLSLGETTILVRYLNLQTPVRIAFLPSSPAITWQAPLPENRIDEHVFARLKTLQLAPSQPCDDATYLRRAYLDLLGILPTPAEGQVFLADQSPDKREQLIDRLLTRPEFAEQWALKWSDLLRNEEKVLDIKGVDLFYEWLRKSFAHGLPLSDLVQELVTADGGTYENPPANYYRAMRDPFVRGETTARLFLGVRLQCARCHNHPYDTWTQDDYYNWAGVFARIDYEIPDNKRKDKFDKNEFIGQQIVKIKSEGEVKNARTGKDARPQLLGAKKPVDTKSERLDALGEWLTSADNKRFAENQANLVWYHLLGRGLVEPIDDFRATNPAVHPQLLDQLASDLIAADYDLRSLIRQIMSSQIYQLASSPNLSNGQDVRNFSRTVPQRLSAEKLLDAWCQVLDMPIEYAGYPLGTRAGQIRGVERVRSREKPPTTADRFLKTFGKPDRLLACECERSGETTLKQAFVLLGDAGLDALLSQDENRLAKLAASDRSNEQVVAELYFVALLRQPTSAELEAAMELLTQHEKRLNGLQDLAWALLNSKEFVFRH
- a CDS encoding Flp family type IVb pilin, whose amino-acid sequence is MKLKATLRRGATAVQVAVVLGAVTLVVIGSISQLGSASKSQMTQVASNVGNPSSLVGSFGSASGSSSGSSGSGDSSGSSGSSSSGGSSSGESTDSGSSGGSSGGSSVCP
- a CDS encoding HPr family phosphocarrier protein, producing MSETSAQRTVVVANTQGFHARPAHLFVKLAMSYKCKVQIRKGNQVIDGKSILDLLTLGAGNGTQLQLQATGADAEEAVEALAQLVEGGFGELNENGHEPAAN